One window of the Falco biarmicus isolate bFalBia1 chromosome 2, bFalBia1.pri, whole genome shotgun sequence genome contains the following:
- the OLIG2 gene encoding oligodendrocyte transcription factor 2, translating into MDSDASLVSSRPSSPEPDDLFLTARNKGSGGGFTGGTVSSSTQSDSPPELSAELRSAMSAAGVVVVDKLGFKSSSSSSSSSSSSSSKKDKKQMTEPELQQLRLKINSRERKRMHDLNIAMDGLREVMPYAHGPSVRKLSKIATLLLARNYILMLTNSLEEMKRLVSEIYGGHHAGFHPAACPGGMGAHSAPLPGHPGHPASHPVHHPILPPAAVSSASLPGSGLSAVSSIRPPHGLLKSPSAAAAAAAPLGSGFQHWGGMPCPCSMCQVSAPPHHHVSGMGTASLPRLATDTK; encoded by the coding sequence ATGGACTCGGACGCCAGCCTGGTCTCCAGCCGCCCGTCCTCCCCGGAGCCCGATGACCTCTTCCTCACGGCCAGGAATAAAGGCAGCGGCGGGGGCTTCACGGGCGGCACCGTGTCCAGCTCCACGCAGAGTGACTCCCCGCCGGAGCTGAGCGCCGAGCTGCGCAGCGCCATGAGCGctgcaggggtggtggtggtggacaAGTTGGGCTTCAAGTCCTCgtcgtcctcctcctcctcgtcctcctcctcctcctccaagaAGGACAAGAAGCAGATGACGGAGccggagctgcagcagctgcggCTGAAGATCAACAGCCGGGAGCGCAAGCGGATGCACGACCTGAACATCGCCATGGACGGGCTGCGGGAGGTGATGCCCTACGCCCACGGCCCGTCGGTGCGCAAGCTCTCCAAGATCGCCACGCTGCTCCTGGCGCGCAACTACATCCTCATGCTCACCAACTCCCTGGAGGAGATGAAGCGCCTGGTCAGCGAGATCTACGGCGGGCACCACGCTGGCTTCCaccccgccgcctgccccggcGGCATGGGTGCCCACtccgccccgctgcccggccaCCCGGGCCACCCCGCCTCACACCCCGTACACCACCCCAtcctgccccccgccgccgtcTCCAGCGCCTCCCTGCCCGGCTCCGGCCTCTCGGCCGTCAGCTCCATCCGCCCCCCCCACGGGCTCCTCAAGTCGCCCtcggctgccgccgccgccgccgccccgctgGGCAGCGGCTTCCAGCACTGGGGGGGGAtgccctgcccctgcagcatGTGCCAGGTGTCGGCCCCGCCACACCACCACGTCTCCGGCATGGGCACCGCCAGCCTCCCCAGATTAGCCACCGACACCAAATGA